In Deltaproteobacteria bacterium, a genomic segment contains:
- a CDS encoding DUF547 domain-containing protein — MQRAAFLACLVAGGAAPPVAAAAAPACAAFDHEHQAWTRLLQQYVKDARVDYGGLHREARPALSAYLDVLSAVSRTCYAGWTREQRLAFWINSYNAYAAELILEHYPVRSIRAIGWLPGSAFRTKFIPMKDLAGGELSLDDVEHEHLRKEFGEPRIHFAIVCASVSCPALRSEAYRAADLERQLDDQARRFLADPTKNRFDRKSRTLHLSPIFKWFREDFEKPAGSLLAFVARYVDPAAAAAVKEPGVRVEFLDYDWSLNGR, encoded by the coding sequence ATGCAGCGCGCGGCCTTCCTGGCCTGTCTCGTCGCCGGCGGCGCGGCTCCCCCGGTCGCCGCGGCCGCCGCACCGGCGTGCGCGGCCTTCGACCACGAGCACCAGGCATGGACGCGCCTCCTCCAGCAATACGTCAAGGACGCGCGGGTGGATTACGGAGGCCTCCACCGCGAGGCACGGCCGGCGCTCTCGGCTTATCTCGACGTGCTTTCGGCGGTGTCGCGGACCTGCTACGCAGGTTGGACGCGCGAGCAGCGGCTCGCGTTCTGGATCAACAGCTACAACGCCTATGCGGCGGAGCTCATCCTCGAGCACTACCCGGTGCGCAGCATCCGCGCGATCGGGTGGCTCCCGGGGTCGGCCTTCCGGACGAAGTTCATCCCGATGAAGGACCTCGCGGGCGGCGAGCTCTCGCTCGACGACGTCGAGCACGAGCACCTGCGGAAGGAGTTCGGCGAGCCGCGCATCCACTTCGCGATCGTGTGCGCGTCGGTGAGCTGCCCGGCGCTGCGCTCCGAGGCGTACCGCGCCGCCGACCTCGAGCGACAGCTCGACGATCAGGCGCGGCGGTTTCTCGCCGATCCCACGAAGAACCGCTTCGACCGCAAGTCGCGGACGCTCCACCTCTCGCCGATCTTCAAGTGGTTCCGCGAGGACTTTGAGAAACCAGCTGGCAGCCTGCTGGCGTTCGTCGCCCGCTACGTCGACCCCGCGGCGGCGGCGGCGGTCAAGGAGCCGGGCGTGCGCGTCGAGTTCCTGGATTACGACTGGTCCCTGAACGGGAGATAG
- a CDS encoding radical SAM/Cys-rich domain protein, with product MVETADFDATLAHHGLAPLRRGKVTTLQVNVGKRCNQACHHCHVEAGPTRTEIMGEAVASRVLELLAASADVTIVDLTGGAPELNPHFQQLVHEARALGRHVIDRCNLTVLFEPGMEDLGEFLAAHDVEMVASLPCYTAENVEKQRGHGVFEKSIDALRRLNALGYGRSDSALVLNLVYNPVGAFLPPPQAELEARYKDELRGGFGIEFHRLFTITNMPIKRFADFLVRQGQREAYMSLLVNHFNPTTVPGLMCRSLLSVGWDGTLYDCDFNQMLELPLG from the coding sequence ATGGTCGAGACGGCCGACTTCGACGCTACCCTCGCGCATCATGGGCTGGCGCCGCTGCGCCGCGGCAAGGTCACGACGCTCCAGGTGAACGTCGGCAAGCGCTGCAACCAGGCCTGCCACCACTGCCACGTGGAGGCAGGCCCGACGCGGACCGAGATCATGGGCGAGGCCGTGGCCAGCCGTGTGCTCGAGCTCCTCGCCGCGAGCGCCGACGTGACGATCGTCGACCTCACAGGCGGCGCGCCAGAGCTGAACCCGCACTTCCAGCAACTGGTGCACGAGGCGCGGGCGCTCGGCCGACACGTGATCGACCGCTGCAACCTGACCGTGCTCTTCGAGCCGGGGATGGAGGACCTGGGGGAGTTCCTGGCGGCGCACGACGTCGAGATGGTCGCGAGCCTCCCGTGCTACACCGCGGAGAACGTCGAGAAGCAGCGCGGGCACGGCGTCTTCGAAAAGAGCATCGACGCGCTCCGGCGCCTGAACGCGCTCGGCTACGGGCGGTCGGACTCGGCGCTCGTGCTGAACCTCGTCTACAACCCGGTCGGCGCGTTCCTGCCGCCGCCCCAGGCCGAGCTCGAGGCGCGCTACAAGGACGAGCTCCGCGGCGGCTTCGGGATCGAGTTCCACCGCTTGTTCACGATCACCAACATGCCGATCAAGCGCTTCGCGGACTTCCTCGTGCGCCAGGGGCAACGCGAGGCGTACATGAGCCTGCTCGTGAACCACTTCAACCCGACGACCGTCCCGGGGCTCATGTGCCGCTCGCTGCTCAGCGTCGGCTGGGACGGGACCCTCTACGACTGCGACTTCAACCAGATGCTCGAGCTGCCGCTCGGC